From Vulpes vulpes isolate BD-2025 chromosome 7, VulVul3, whole genome shotgun sequence, one genomic window encodes:
- the PRSS58 gene encoding serine protease 58, giving the protein MKFILFWAVLNLSVALAYDPDYQHGTAPPYLVYLKSDYLPCVGALVHPLWVITAAHCNLPKLRVMLGITNPSNPDEKDVQVVGYERMIHHPRFSVTAIENDLMLIKLRENIELNDYVKVVSLPEEPVREEAMCMVSTWAYNLCDDSKEPDSPQSVNISVIYRDECLDAYKTQRIQENMLCLGIVPGRRLPCKEVTAAPAVCNGVLQGILTFLDGCVLRADVGIYTNIFKYVSWIRNTIRDN; this is encoded by the exons ATGAAGTTTATCCTCTTCTGGGCTGTTTTGAACCTATCTG TTGCTCTGGCCTATGATCCAGATTACCAACATGGCACTGCTCCCCCCTACCTGGTCTACTTGAAATCTGATTACTTGCCCTGTGTTGGGGCTCTGGTCCACCCCCTTTGGGTGATCACAGCTGCACATTGCAACTTACC AAAACTTCGGGTGATGTTAGGGATTACAAATCCATCAAATCCTGATGAAAAGGATGTACAAGTTGTTGGCTATGAGAGGATGATCCATCATCCACGCTTCTCAGTTACTGCTATTGAGAATGACCTCATGTTAATCAAgctgagagaaaatattgaaCTCAATGACTATGTGAAAGTGGTCAGTCTGCCTGAAGAACCTGTCCGTGAGGAAGCCATGTGCATGGTCTCCACGTGGGCCTACAATCTATGTGATGACT CCAAGGAGCCCGACTCACCACAGAGCGTGAACATATCTGTAATCTACAGGGATGAGTGCCTCGATGCCTATAAAACCCAAAGGATCCAAGAAAATATGCTGTGTCTGGGCATTGTGCCAGGAAGGAGGCTGCCCTGCAAG GAAGTCACAGCCGCCCCAGCAGTCTGCAATGGGGTACTTCAAGGAATATTGACTTTTTTAGATGGATGTGTTTTGAGAGCTGATGTTGGAATCTACACCAACATCTTTAAATACGTGTCCTGGATTAGAAATACAATCAGAGACAACTGA